Part of the Apostichopus japonicus isolate 1M-3 chromosome 13, ASM3797524v1, whole genome shotgun sequence genome is shown below.
TTCTGTAGACATTTTGAGAAATTATTGGCTCTCCTTGTGTTCTAGCTATAGGTTCTGTTAACAGATGTATAGAGCATACTGTACTAGAGTATATAGAAATGTATAGAGCATACTGTACTAGAGTATATAGAAATGTATAGAGCATACTGTACTAGAGTATATAGAAATGTATAGAGCATACTGTACTAGAGTATATAGCAATGTATAGCGCATGTACTAGAGTATATAGAAATGTATAGAGCATGTACTAGAGTATATAGAAATGTATAGAGCATGTACTAGAGTATATAGAAATGTATAGAGCATGTACTAGAGTATATAGAAATGTATAGAGCATGTACTAGAGTATATAGAAATGTATAGAGCATGTACTAGAGTATATAGAAATGTATAGAGCATGTACTAGAGTATATAGAAATGTATAGAGCATGTACTAGAGTATATAGAAATGTATAGAGCATGTACTAGAGTATATAGAAATGTATAGAGCATGTACTAGAGTACATAGAAATGTATAGAGCATGTACTAGAGTATATAGCAATGTATAGAGCATGTACTAGAGTACATAGAAATGTATAGAGCATGTACTAGAGTATATAGAAATGTATAGAGCATGTACTAGAGTATATAGAAATGTATAGCGCATGTACTAGAGTATATAGCAATGTATAGAGCATGTACTAGAGTATATAGAAATGTATAGAGCATGTACTAGAGTATATAGAAATGTATAGAGCATGTACTAGAGTATATAGAAATGTATAGAGCATGTACTAGAGTATATAGAAATGTATAGAGCATGTACTAGAGTATATAGAAATGTATTATAGAGTTGTGTATTGTTCAGGAGTCCTTTGGGTCAAACTTTATATTCAGCAGTGCGAATTAAACTTCAACAATCTCTATTAATCATTATTACTTTCAGTGGGTCAAAGCCTCAGGACAAATGCCACTGTAAGCTTTCACAAACAATTTATATTTCTCTTGACCCCTTAAAGAAGTTTGTCATATAAATTTAATAGGGATATAATTGCTGTTGCAATATTTTGCTAATAACTATTGTTCCAATGAAACCCTTATTCCCATTTCAGATGTATCTAAAAGAATTACTTTGCAGTGTTGTGATTGACCAGCTGCAACTATAATTATACCATTTGTGTTTTAGAGCTATTTTTACACAAATTATTATAACTACCAATTGTACTGGTATAGAGGTATTGGGAAAGCAAAATCCAATTGTTTATGAAGTTGCTCTTTGTTCCAATAACTTGTAAATTTCTATAAATAGGGTAGAGAATATAAATCCCATTGTGTTTAACAATATATTATTAGCAGTGCTCAATGGTTAAATTTAGCCGTTTGATATTGCCACAGGTTTCCATATCacgtttgttttttctttggctTTTCAATTGTGCCAGTAGTAAACTGAACTGTCATCAAATTTGATGAACCATGACTGGAGCCTCCCTGTCTGTGTGAGGACACCAACTTGAATAGAATTGTTAACACATCATGTACAGTGACTGCATGCAGTTATTTCACTGTGTTATGTGTACAGTAGTTGTTGTTCTACCATGCATTACAGCATAAGATTTAAGCTTCACTGCTTTAGCTGTACCTTGTAGTACACCAAGAACAAGGCAAACATGCAGTATTTAGTAGGTGTGAGACTTTATTCAGGTTAATATCAAATTTATAGTTTCAACTTTATGATTTCCTCCATGTGACCTCTGAGGTCATGGAACATAACATTACTTGAATGAATTAGCAAATGACTTCAGGCCTGCTGAGAGTGAACATTTCAGCAATTAACTAATTGCCTACAAGTGGATATATGCACACATCAGAAAGTGTGTGTAAGGTTTTGGAGTACAGTGTTTACCACACTCAAATGATGCTAATCTCTTGCTAACAGACAACCACTACACAATTAGGACACTATAAACCACTACACTATTAGGACACTATAAACCACTACACTATTAGGAATAATAACAGTAGCACAGACATTGATGTTCTAATGACTGTCTTGAAAGGTCCGATCTCCAATATGGCCAgattgttcaatatatatatgtactcttACAATAAAATCATAATTTGAAATTGGTTTGATTTTAGAGACGTCAGTAAAAAATCTGCTGATATTGTTAGATAAACCCTATCCAACAAGTACCAATCAAGTTCTCTACTGCTGTGACAGGttaaaaacatgtttatatGGCTGGAGCATAATCATCTTATATCTAAGTGTAGGGTATACAGTAAACAATAGTTTCTCACACCGACATTAAAGAAACTTAACTGCTGATGGGGCAATATTCTACAGGTATTCAGATGAACCATCACATCATGAGTCTAACAGCCATTTTGTGAGAACTAGGAATATATGGCTGGATGAAAATCAGAATTGACAATACGTATTTGAGGTACAAAATGTGATCTGGAGTAATTATAACATTGAATATCTTACAAATTCAATAAGTTTTTCTCGTCATTCTTCTTTCTCCAAACTACATTGGGTTTCCTTCATTGCTGACAGCAACCTGGGATGAACAGTGGAAGCCAACTTTACCAATCAATGTCCAGAAAATGTAACCATTTGAAGGAGAAAGGACCTGGATTTCACAGCCCACCACTGTTTGACTCTCCATATCCCACCCCTTGAGATATGGTAGCATTAACTTATGAGTAGTTTCTTGTTGGTCAACTGATTAGTACTTACACACCAATCTAAATTTCCTGTACTATCTATGCCAGTTTGATATATCTCTCTTATCAAGGGAGTATCTTTCATTCCTGTGCTGCAAAGCTTTCAAAGGCCTGAAATGTTTATCAACAACTTCACAGGATGCAGACTCAGCCAGACTTATCAAAAGGGAAAAGGAAATCAGTCTTGAAAGAGGAGCTCTGAAACTGCTGCTCCTACACATCACCAAATCAGTCTTGAAAGAGGAGCTCTGAAACTGCTGCTCCTACACATCACCAAATCAGTCTTGAAAGAGGAGCTCTGAAACTGCTGCTCGTACACATCACCAAATCAGTCTTGAAAGAAGAGCTCTGAAACTGCTGCTCCTACACATCACCAAATCAGTCTTGAAAGAGGAGCTCTGAAACTGCTGCTCGTACACATCACCAATGTTACAAAACTCCAATGGGCCAAATACACTGTAGATAGCATATGGTAATCTCTgaacaatacaaaataactttCTGATTTAAGTCATTTCTGTGTCAGACTCAATTTGTGATAAACTCTCAATCATATAACATAGCTTTTAAGTATCTTATCATGATATCTTATGAAATCTTCATTTATAGGAGCCTAGGCTATAACCCAATGTACAAACTTTCTTCTCTGTTAAGATATAGCACAAGTAtcaacacacaaacacattagGACTGATATGGGATTTATAAACTGGCTGATAATTCAGCATATTAGATGATGACTTTCATTGAATGGGTGGACATATATAGCATGGCAAATTAAACAAACCAATATGACATCAATTAGTATCACAGTATCACCAGTCAGGAAATAAACAGGCACCAATAAATGTTCAGTTTAACTGCTTTAGCAGTCAAACTctaaatgaaatcaaattaattagTACTGCAAGTTACAAGTCTGCATTGAGTATATTGAGTATGTCAGCAAAGTACTCTAGTACAGTAGTGTACTGTAAGATGTATTCATCGGTTaaataattcattcatttaattacTGTGCAGACAGAACATGTTAATTACTGTGTACAATAGTAAAGATTCATTTCCATCAGATCAAATCAGCCAAGCACAGTAAGCTAGCTTACAGCATACAGAACAAATTAGAGTTACCATTTCTGATGGGACAAAAAGTTGTTAAAAATTTATCAATCTGTCTGACTATAACAAGCTAGTATGAGCATGAAGATCCTCACATGAGAAACATGAAACAacatgaaagaaattaaaaaagatgGCAAAATGTACCTGTTAATGTCCTGAAAGGTCTTTTCAATATTACATGTTAATTTTTGCCTACATGACAATATGAGGTAAACGGTCATCAGTATTCAGGCTACAAATTTAAGCATGTTAAAAGTTGATATTGGTGAGTATTACGTTTGATATTTCCTGTTAGTGAAAGTATTTTGAGGGTGGTAGAAAAATGCTAGCTGAAGTTGGAGCATGGGTGATGACCATTATTATTTGGCATATTTGGAgtcaatattgatgacatttaAAGCACATGTTTACAATACCTTCAATTACTGCACCAGTATCATATGTCCCTAGGTTGATCCTGTATCTGGATGAATTGAATGTCTAACATTGTTACATGACATAGGCTGATGTTGAATAAGTTTTAAGTTGTTTACTGTTTAATGTCAATAAATCATTAGATCTGGAGGGAGtttccatgttttgttttagtGTACACAATGTCAGTTAAGCCAGCAATccattacagtactgtagatatACAGGTCACACAGCATACTTGTAgagctatatactgtactgtagctacatCTGAACTGATGGTGTCAAATCTAAGAAACCTGTTCCCACGACAGTAAGTAAACAGCATTAGATTGAACACACAGTACTAGCGGGCAATATTTCTCAAACATTTTGGTACATCAACCCTCACAGAACTTTATAATATACACAGTGTACAGTagagagcgttgtggtcaagtggttattAAGCAGTGAACTTGTGAtataaggattacaggttcgagtcctggccagatcattgcgttgtgtccttgggcaaggcactttatctccattgcctctcttcacccaggtgtaaaaatggggacttgcaaggtaacttgtaatagttgtgtgcgccggtttgtggctgcaccctatgggaagtcccccggggacacatggttgtggtgcactgtggtgccccaggagagattgattgaattgtgcacactttggtgtgtagatgtgacaagttaccaatgaccagggctaagttgtgtgagagggccttggccttgaacaaggCTATAAacctaaaataaaaataataataaaaaaaaaaatagaacttACTGAACAAAACCTGTTTCATAGTTCAACATGTATCTTGAATTATACAATTCTGTTGTTATGTACTGCAGGTACAGTAAGTACATACACATAAATTTCATAGCACAGACCACTCAGATGACCGTAGCTGAGTTCAGGTGCCAGTGCTAATACCAACCAAATTAGAAGTGCAATGTTGTATGCTGCAGAACCTTCAGTAGGTCCagcaacaaaaatatttgtcattgccAGGAACAACTTTACCAGTACATATCAAACAACTGTCAATAGCCCTCTCTGAAACTAAAATCTATTGTTAAACAAGTTTACAAATGGTTCACTGAGTCTACTGGACACTCCTTTTGGAATAAATGAATTGGccttaaagaaagaaaaacaacttgtGGAATTCAAGAGCCCTATAGGCATGCTGGTAGGGTCCAGCAGGAAAACCAATCCACGGTTGAGCTTTTGTGTGTGAGTGGTGGATTTAACCAGCTTAAAACACACTAATCATGCAAGCATTAGAAATCTGGCAATCACTGCAGCACCTGTAAGATAAAGTGACCATATTTTTTCCTGGAAATCCAGGGACATGACATTGAtgctgccccacccccccccccccaatatatatactgaaataaCTTGGTCAAACATACAATGCACATTTAAAGGGAGCCCGGGTAGCAATTTGTGGATCTCTGAGTGTTTTGCTGGTGTTGCAAGTATATGCCCAGACTtagtttaaaacaatttttccAGAAACATGTATCAGTTTAAAAATTCAATTGCTGAAAAACATGATGGTAACTGGAAGTCTCAATATTCACTCAATGCAAAAATGCTTTCATATGAATTTCAGGCTATATGAAACAATTTAATGCAATGATCTGGGTCGCCATTAATCTGTGAGCCATGACTGAACTTATCATTTGTGGTTGTAAACAATCACAGCTTAAGTTCAAGCTGTCTCTACGCACAGGAGACTACAGATATTATTCAGGAAATACTTTCTCTAAATATGAAGATGTTCCAGAGACATGTATAGAGTCTGGGGCATTTCCAGGGAAACTTTTAGCAGTACATGAAATCTGGAGACTGTCCATGGAAATCAGCCATGTCTCTTCACGTTAATACTATAAGACTGCAGTAGGTAGCTATAGCTATATACATAGGTCATCAGTAGATATTGCATGCTCCCAAGATTTAGCATTCATATTCTGTAAAACGTACGGCtccaaatatattttcttaCAGGTTAAAAAAGGTTAAACTACTCTCAGACTTTTGAGAAACATGGCATTCTGAAATCAGAAGAACCAGTTTGATCTAAGGAGGCAGTGAAATAACAGTTACGGGATGACCACAGCTCTGACCATTTTGTCTTTCTATCAAATTTGGGGACAACACATGTAATATATACAATGTAACTGATCTTGCAAATTGTACCAAGTTGCGTCTGTTATTGAGACGTCTTGTAAGCTTATTAAAGAGAAAATGTAGGCAACTGCCCCAAACAgaagaaatatttaaacatttgattttttaaacTTCTCAGCCCTGTCACCATTCTTAAGATGAAGAAATTTACAAAGTTATACACATACCCCAAGCACCACAAATAGGGAACAACTGTACAAACATTGATCGAACCCTAATTACTGTAGACTGATATTTATACATGGTGAGTTTGAATGAACTGACCAAATGCATGGTTAAGGGGAATAATTAGTCAGATATTGTATCTGTTGTTTATTTTGCTTTGCTAAACTATCCAGTAGCACACCATCACGCAAAGATATTTTATACATGGAACCCTATTAACAGATTGAAAAAAACCTAGTTAGCATACAGTTCTTTTAACATGTGTCCTCAACCTACTGTAAACAGTCGaaaattgttttcaaaagttgcaaaatatagcatcaCTTTGCATCTGAGCACCCTCCATTTGACCAAAATGTCTATGGGGAGGGGTCACCAACCAGTTTCATTTAAACCCCTGCCCAACAATACAGCTACTATTACACTGCCCAGAGTGGGGAGTTCATGTCATGGTGGATGTATCACCTTTACTACAAGGAAGGAGTACTAGTAGAGGCACAGATTGTTTATATACTTACGGTTATTCTTCCACATCTTGAAACATCCAAAGTTACTGGTGTTACCAATTTTTTCGCTTCTTTCGGAAACGCTAAAACTGCTGCAATTTCTAGTACATCGTCTTCATCATCAAACATGTCTGTATTCAATGGCATATTTTTAACAGGGCGTAGCTTTGCGGACGCCCAGCACACAGGTAGGGCGAATAATGAATGCAAGGGCAGGTAGCTAACGTTGAAAACTTCTACAATTTCTATGTCAAAATCTTCCTCATCTGCAACATTTTTACTTGTCATGATAAGTCCAGAAAAGTCCAAGGCCTTTTCCAAGTCCCCGGCGGTTGGAGATCCTAAGCTATCCATACTGTGAGATGTGGGAATTGACTGCTGCTCGTTGAGTTCAAGAGCCAGAATCTTCGGACCACCTGCTACCGTCTGTTGTTGCTGATCTGAAGGCTGAGCACTAAGGCAAAACATCTTGCCGATATAATTCTGCTGGTTGCTAATCGATCGGCTTTGTTTACACGTCAAGGCCAACAGAACGTTGAACTCTTTTCGATACGGTTGGCTAGAATTTCAGATATGTTTAAAGCAAGCCACGGTGTATGTGTAGACAATTATGCGAAATGTAAAGACAAAACCTAACGCTTTTCACGACGGCTTAGATATTAAGGCCTGCTCTTCCGCCCTTCAGACAGTATGTGTCCACCGTGTCGTGAATGCATTACCGAGGAATCGCGGACCCCTAACGCTGACCTATACGTAAAAGGAAATCGAAACAGGCTATCATTTGTAGTAAATCAAGCGGAGCAAAAACCGGGTTGTTTGTCAAAATCTTGGTAAACATTGTGAAAATACCCAGGCATGCAAAGAATATCTCGTTGTGTGCTGCTGTTGGTAAAACGAAATTATCAAGTCGTGTGGGATGAAAGGTCGTCTGAGATAAAGGTGTTTACATGTAATATCGAGCACATTCTTTCGTAATGGTACGGACCGGAAAACTGCCACATCTCCAGTTTGTGTAGGTCTTTATGTACAAACAATATTAACAACCTATCCCACCTAATTCACTACTGAAAATATTGATCGGCGGCCACAGTATTGTGGAGACAGAAgatatgagggggggggggttaaggagggggtgggggttaagGGTGGGTGAAAACTGGAAGGAAGGAGCCTCACAGGTTTGGTCTGATCATTGTTTTTGTGAAACATGAAAAACCATGGATGGAACATTTTTTCCCCCACATTACCATATTTGCaaaaggagggggtgggggt
Proteins encoded:
- the LOC139978979 gene encoding uncharacterized protein — encoded protein: MFCLSAQPSDQQQQTVAGGPKILALELNEQQSIPTSHSMDSLGSPTAGDLEKALDFSGLIMTSKNVADEEDFDIEIVEVFNVSYLPLHSLFALPVCWASAKLRPVKNMPLNTDMFDDEDDVLEIAAVLAFPKEAKKLVTPVTLDVSRCGRITLPPKKGESPTDAEDALLIYSYVPREDTNKLKSSPVEADNKLQSSSMGITPNNNQVPAKEPASVI